From Methanoculleus oceani, a single genomic window includes:
- the thpR gene encoding RNA 2',3'-cyclic phosphodiesterase, which yields MVRTFVAIDLSEEIRERARESQEILRRSGGRLAIVDPANLHITVKFLGEVDPARIEPIVEVLRAVRADPFEMTVGYAVCNPPRRPRVVWCDVADTGESAALARQVDDLLLPLGFRRENRPFRPHVTLARVKEFHPSQCREVERTPREPLGTCRVESIKLKKSTLTPRGSIYEDLSEVLL from the coding sequence ATGGTCAGGACGTTCGTTGCAATCGATCTCTCAGAGGAGATCCGCGAGAGGGCCCGTGAGTCCCAGGAGATCTTGAGAAGGTCCGGCGGACGGCTCGCCATCGTCGACCCTGCGAACCTCCACATCACGGTGAAGTTTCTCGGAGAGGTCGATCCGGCACGAATCGAGCCGATCGTCGAGGTGCTCCGGGCTGTCAGGGCCGACCCCTTCGAGATGACGGTCGGGTATGCGGTCTGCAACCCCCCACGGAGGCCGCGGGTGGTCTGGTGCGATGTCGCGGACACCGGGGAGAGCGCCGCCCTGGCCCGGCAGGTGGACGACCTCCTTCTACCGCTCGGGTTTCGCCGGGAGAACCGCCCATTCCGCCCCCATGTGACCCTTGCACGGGTAAAAGAGTTCCATCCCTCCCAGTGCCGAGAGGTGGAGCGCACACCCCGCGAACCGCTCGGGACGTGCCGGGTGGAGAGCATCAAACTCAAGAAGAGCACGCTGACGCCTCGCGGATCGATCTACGAGGATCTTTCGGAGGTCCTGCTTTGA
- the cca gene encoding CCA tRNA nucleotidyltransferase encodes MTRCPCEEEVLRRIRPTPEERTYIRAIGQRLIEAVERSGMAKAMMVGSVARDTFVRGDRDLDVFMLFDPALSREELQEQGLTLAHRIAEEFGATWREKYAEHPYVNATIDSLDIDLVPCYAVASATEIQSAVDRTPFHTRYILSHIDDYADDVLLFKQFAKAGGVYGSDHMTEGFSGYLCEILTIYYGGFHPLIEAAAFWKPGETVDIEKHGTKSFEDPLVVIDPVDPERNVAAALSLSRMFEFVELARGYLEEPSEAFFCRGQSPPLTPEVFSRLLSARGTHLFALIFATPEHTPDTVVPQLRKSAESIRELLERSGFPANRIDVCMQKERCMLLFELMAGTVPVMRRHIGPPVSSRENAEKFLAKYVREEVFAGPYVEDGRYVVELSRPFTRAVDLLRSKVLFEVALGKHVRRSMKQGWTVKAGAECWDEEFAVFVSRFLDRSSPLARIKRTTGR; translated from the coding sequence TTGACCCGGTGCCCCTGCGAGGAGGAGGTGCTCAGGAGGATCCGCCCCACGCCCGAAGAGCGGACCTACATCCGGGCGATCGGACAGCGCCTGATCGAGGCGGTGGAGCGGTCGGGAATGGCGAAGGCGATGATGGTGGGGTCGGTCGCCCGCGACACCTTCGTCCGGGGCGACCGGGACCTCGACGTCTTCATGCTCTTCGACCCTGCTCTCTCCCGGGAGGAGTTGCAGGAGCAGGGGCTTACCCTCGCACACCGGATCGCGGAGGAGTTCGGCGCGACCTGGCGCGAGAAGTACGCGGAGCACCCCTACGTCAACGCAACGATCGACTCGCTGGATATCGATCTCGTCCCCTGCTACGCCGTAGCGAGCGCCACCGAGATCCAGAGCGCCGTAGACCGGACCCCGTTCCACACCCGCTACATCCTCTCGCACATCGACGACTACGCCGACGACGTCCTCCTCTTCAAGCAGTTCGCGAAGGCGGGCGGGGTCTACGGATCGGACCATATGACCGAAGGGTTCTCCGGCTACCTCTGCGAAATCCTGACGATCTACTACGGAGGGTTCCACCCGCTCATCGAGGCCGCCGCCTTCTGGAAGCCCGGGGAGACGGTCGATATCGAGAAGCACGGGACGAAGAGTTTCGAGGACCCGCTCGTCGTCATCGATCCGGTCGACCCCGAGAGGAACGTGGCGGCGGCGCTCTCGCTCTCGCGGATGTTCGAGTTCGTGGAACTCGCTCGCGGCTACCTGGAAGAGCCGTCGGAGGCGTTCTTCTGCAGGGGGCAGTCTCCGCCGCTCACCCCGGAGGTCTTCTCCCGCCTCCTGTCCGCGCGGGGGACGCACCTCTTCGCGCTCATCTTCGCGACGCCCGAGCACACGCCCGACACGGTGGTCCCCCAGCTCCGGAAGTCCGCCGAGTCGATCCGGGAACTCCTGGAGCGGAGCGGGTTTCCGGCCAACCGCATCGACGTCTGCATGCAAAAAGAGCGGTGCATGCTCCTCTTCGAACTGATGGCCGGGACCGTCCCGGTGATGCGCCGGCATATCGGGCCGCCGGTCTCATCAAGGGAGAACGCCGAGAAGTTCCTTGCGAAGTACGTCCGGGAGGAGGTCTTCGCCGGCCCGTACGTCGAGGACGGCCGCTACGTGGTGGAACTCTCCCGCCCGTTCACCCGGGCCGTCGACCTGTTGCGGTCGAAAGTCCTCTTCGAGGTCGCGCTGGGCAAGCACGTCCGCCGTTCGATGAAGCAGGGGTGGACGGTGAAGGCCGGTGCGGAGTGCTGGGACGAGGAGTTTGCCGTGTTCGTCTCCAGGTTCCTCGATCGCTCGTCGCCGCTCGCGAGGATTAAGAGGACGACGGGGCGGTAG
- a CDS encoding chloride channel protein, with the protein MNHPADSSAAPTGGTGVGRYSLRLVLAAILIAIAAAGAMVLFLEVQSLGEALLWPDSLPVPFFALILATAGGLAVGLCLHVFGDHVLLLQQSLAEFQKTGRFEPRHLPAGLLAIYLSLIFGASLGPEVAAIDMGGSMGTLAGDRLRSRVRTLSSAGIVGALVGFAIYLQITRTAGGALYPLPPLGDLLPLYLLYAAILGLAGAAAGVLFIGAFRLFSRLMTPITGRHLVRGLAGGVGLGVAGTVFPLVLFSGQNEFKTVLETGATAGAAVLLLLVAAKIFASTWCMATIFKGGPIFPLIFAGGTLGLAVSLLVPAIPPAVAVPAVMAGMIVCVLKMPAVVIPLVALVFLQWEILIIVAIAAVAGYYTTRSVVMFPHEGNGGSGAADP; encoded by the coding sequence GTGAACCATCCCGCAGACAGCAGCGCCGCCCCGACCGGCGGAACCGGGGTCGGGCGATACTCCCTCCGGCTCGTGCTCGCCGCAATCCTGATCGCCATCGCGGCCGCCGGAGCGATGGTGCTCTTTCTCGAGGTACAGAGCCTCGGAGAGGCTCTTCTCTGGCCGGACTCACTTCCCGTTCCCTTCTTTGCCCTGATCCTCGCGACCGCGGGCGGCCTCGCGGTCGGGCTCTGCCTGCACGTCTTCGGCGACCACGTACTGCTGCTCCAGCAGAGTCTTGCGGAGTTTCAGAAGACCGGCCGGTTCGAGCCGCGGCACCTTCCCGCCGGGCTGCTCGCCATCTACCTCTCGCTGATCTTCGGGGCGAGCCTCGGACCCGAGGTGGCTGCCATCGATATGGGCGGGAGCATGGGCACCCTTGCCGGCGACCGGCTGCGGAGCCGGGTGCGGACGCTCTCGAGCGCCGGCATCGTCGGTGCCCTGGTCGGGTTTGCGATCTACCTTCAGATCACCAGGACCGCAGGCGGCGCCCTCTATCCGCTTCCGCCGCTCGGAGATTTGCTCCCGCTGTACCTCCTCTACGCCGCGATCCTCGGGCTTGCCGGTGCTGCGGCGGGCGTCCTCTTCATCGGAGCATTCCGCCTCTTCAGCCGCCTCATGACGCCCATCACCGGGCGGCACCTGGTCAGGGGGCTTGCCGGGGGTGTCGGGCTCGGTGTTGCCGGGACGGTCTTCCCGCTCGTGCTCTTCTCGGGACAGAACGAGTTCAAGACCGTCCTCGAGACGGGAGCAACTGCCGGTGCGGCCGTGCTGCTCCTGCTCGTCGCGGCGAAGATCTTCGCAAGCACATGGTGCATGGCGACGATCTTCAAGGGCGGGCCTATCTTCCCGCTGATCTTTGCGGGCGGGACGCTCGGTCTCGCCGTCAGCCTCCTCGTTCCCGCGATTCCGCCCGCCGTCGCCGTTCCCGCCGTCATGGCGGGGATGATCGTCTGCGTCCTCAAGATGCCGGCCGTGGTGATCCCTCTCGTGGCACTTGTCTTCCTGCAGTGGGAGATTCTGATCATCGTCGCTATCGCGGCCGTAGCCGGGTATTACACCACCCGGAGCGTCGTGATGTTTCCTCACGAGGGCAACGGAGGGAGCGGGGCGGCCGACCCGTAA
- a CDS encoding PAS domain S-box protein, with protein sequence MNKEFRSVNLYLTLGKVGVFAFVLMSVYQYLKDYFYPDISLADSHMHTIIFTTLLAVTAAFFALRKQQDLLAMLVTEANERRVTGEALRKSEEKFRSIVELANEGILQIDSRSMITYVNHTMAGMLGYSIEEMLGRPLTDFLFTEDLDLHHSRMKAREQGLGGRYECRLRHRDESVRWVLVSATAQKDGEGRFAGSFAMFTDITERKRTEEALQRHTEDLALLHQQLASANREANLYLDILTHDIRNTENVANLYTDLLIETLDGDARTYVEKLQRSIKKSIEILGNVSTIRRIHQPSGGHKCVNLDTVIRGEIAQFPETIIHYDTTNRLVLADDLLPEVFANLIGNAVKFGGPGVEIAVRVDDEDGFVRVSIEDTGPGIPDDQKQEVFHRYEKRRRGVGEGLGLFLVQVLIERYGGAIWAEDRVPGRPEEGAAFRFTLHEAPLEDPGDSNR encoded by the coding sequence ATGAATAAAGAGTTCCGATCCGTCAACCTTTATCTCACGCTTGGAAAGGTGGGAGTATTCGCATTCGTCCTGATGAGTGTATACCAGTATCTCAAGGATTACTTCTATCCCGACATCTCGCTCGCGGACTCGCACATGCATACCATCATCTTCACCACCCTGCTGGCCGTGACCGCCGCTTTCTTCGCCCTCCGCAAACAGCAGGACCTCCTTGCGATGCTGGTAACCGAAGCGAACGAGCGCAGAGTGACGGGGGAAGCGCTGCGAAAGAGCGAGGAGAAGTTCCGCTCCATCGTAGAGCTGGCGAACGAGGGGATCCTGCAGATAGACAGCCGCTCCATGATCACCTACGTCAACCATACGATGGCCGGCATGCTCGGTTATTCGATCGAGGAGATGCTCGGCCGACCGTTGACCGACTTCCTTTTTACAGAGGATCTCGACCTGCACCACAGCCGCATGAAGGCAAGAGAGCAGGGTCTTGGCGGCAGATACGAGTGCCGGCTCAGACACAGAGACGAGAGCGTCCGGTGGGTTCTGGTCTCCGCCACCGCCCAAAAAGACGGAGAGGGCAGGTTTGCCGGATCCTTTGCCATGTTTACCGACATCACCGAGAGGAAACGGACCGAGGAAGCGCTCCAGCGCCACACCGAAGACCTTGCCCTGCTGCATCAACAACTCGCCTCAGCGAACAGGGAGGCGAACCTCTACCTGGATATCCTCACCCATGACATCCGCAACACCGAGAACGTCGCGAACCTCTACACCGATCTACTCATCGAGACCCTGGACGGGGATGCACGGACATACGTGGAAAAACTTCAGCGAAGCATCAAAAAAAGCATCGAGATCCTGGGCAACGTCTCCACGATCCGGCGGATTCACCAGCCGTCCGGCGGGCACAAATGCGTGAACCTGGATACGGTTATCCGCGGCGAGATTGCACAGTTCCCAGAAACTATCATCCATTACGATACGACCAATCGGCTGGTACTGGCCGACGACCTCCTCCCGGAAGTTTTTGCAAACCTCATCGGCAATGCCGTCAAGTTCGGCGGTCCGGGCGTCGAGATTGCGGTCAGGGTGGACGACGAAGACGGGTTCGTCCGGGTCTCGATCGAGGACACGGGCCCGGGAATCCCGGACGATCAGAAACAGGAGGTCTTCCACCGCTACGAGAAGAGGAGGAGGGGCGTCGGCGAAGGACTCGGGCTTTTTCTCGTGCAGGTGCTCATCGAGCGCTACGGCGGTGCCATATGGGCGGAAGATCGGGTGCCGGGCCGCCCTGAGGAAGGGGCGGCGTTCCGATTCACGCTCCATGAGGCCCCTCTCGAAGACCCGGGGGATTCGAACCGGTGA
- a CDS encoding ABC transporter permease, whose amino-acid sequence MDIVYTIWLRNVKRYLRSKSRIVGSLGMPLFFMLVLGFGLNSIVSIPGMEEGYMEFIIPGIVAMSVLFTSVFSGIQIIWDKQFGFLKETLVAPVSRLEIMIGQTLGGATTAVIQGLIIMVFALFIGLEPAGIAGFLVAIGFMALIGVTFTAFGIAIASRMEDMHGFQLVMNFVIFPIFGLSGALFPIDSLPAWLRPLTLADPLTYGVEGIRYGISGTAQIHPLVSLAVMAGCAVLMTVVGAYLFRKIST is encoded by the coding sequence ATGGATATCGTCTACACCATCTGGCTGCGGAATGTCAAGCGCTACCTGCGATCGAAGAGCAGGATCGTCGGCAGCCTCGGGATGCCCCTCTTCTTCATGCTGGTGCTCGGGTTCGGGCTGAACTCGATCGTCAGCATTCCCGGCATGGAAGAGGGATACATGGAATTCATCATCCCCGGCATCGTTGCCATGAGCGTCCTCTTCACTTCGGTCTTCTCCGGGATCCAGATCATCTGGGACAAACAGTTCGGGTTTTTGAAAGAGACACTCGTCGCCCCGGTCTCGCGCCTCGAGATCATGATCGGCCAGACGCTTGGGGGAGCGACGACGGCGGTCATCCAGGGGCTGATCATCATGGTGTTTGCGCTCTTCATCGGGCTCGAGCCCGCCGGAATCGCCGGGTTCCTGGTCGCCATCGGGTTCATGGCGCTGATCGGCGTGACCTTCACCGCGTTCGGGATCGCCATTGCATCGAGGATGGAGGATATGCACGGCTTCCAGCTCGTCATGAACTTCGTGATCTTCCCCATCTTCGGGCTCTCGGGCGCGCTCTTCCCCATCGACAGTCTGCCGGCCTGGCTCAGGCCGCTGACGCTCGCCGACCCCCTGACCTACGGCGTCGAGGGAATCCGCTATGGCATCTCAGGGACGGCGCAGATCCACCCGCTCGTCAGCCTCGCCGTCATGGCCGGCTGCGCCGTGCTCATGACCGTCGTCGGGGCGTACCTCTTCCGGAAGATCAGCACCTGA
- a CDS encoding ATP-binding cassette domain-containing protein, with the protein MPAIHADTLTKSFGDLVAVDGISFTIESGEIFGLLGPNGAGKTTTISMLSTMQKPTSGTATVNGHDIVTGEDDVRKSIGIVFQDQSLDEELTAYENMDFHGRLYRIAGEERRERIGELLALVGLEDRKDDLVKTYSGGMRRRLEIARGLLHEPKVLFLDEPTLGLDPQTRNHLWDYIARLNDEKGITIILTTHYMEEADRLCDRVAIIDRGTIVALDTTENLKASIGGDVVTIASPDPGAIAGLLTAPWVSGIERHDGSVTIRMQDADRHIPGIVTDLHRGGIGITSLSVRKPTLEDVFLHYTGRTIREEEASGKEAMRMFHRAGRR; encoded by the coding sequence ATGCCGGCGATACACGCCGATACCCTGACGAAATCCTTCGGCGATCTCGTCGCCGTCGACGGCATCTCGTTCACCATCGAGAGCGGCGAGATCTTCGGGCTGCTCGGCCCGAACGGGGCAGGAAAAACAACGACCATCTCCATGCTCTCGACGATGCAGAAACCCACCTCGGGCACGGCGACGGTCAACGGCCATGATATCGTGACCGGAGAAGACGACGTCCGAAAGTCCATCGGGATCGTCTTCCAGGACCAGAGCCTGGACGAGGAACTGACGGCATACGAGAACATGGACTTCCACGGCCGCCTCTACCGGATAGCCGGGGAGGAGCGCCGAGAGCGTATCGGCGAACTCCTGGCTCTGGTCGGGCTCGAAGATCGGAAAGACGACCTCGTCAAGACCTACTCGGGCGGCATGCGCCGCCGGCTCGAGATCGCCAGGGGGCTGCTCCACGAGCCGAAAGTGCTCTTCCTGGACGAACCCACCCTCGGCCTCGACCCGCAGACGCGAAACCATCTCTGGGATTATATCGCGCGGTTAAACGACGAGAAGGGCATCACCATCATCCTCACCACCCACTACATGGAGGAGGCCGACCGGCTCTGCGACCGGGTGGCGATCATCGACCGCGGGACGATCGTCGCGCTCGACACTACGGAGAACCTGAAAGCCTCGATCGGCGGCGACGTCGTCACCATAGCCTCGCCCGACCCCGGCGCAATCGCCGGCCTCCTGACCGCCCCGTGGGTCTCCGGGATCGAGCGTCACGACGGCTCGGTGACGATCCGGATGCAGGACGCCGACCGGCACATCCCCGGGATCGTGACGGACCTGCACCGGGGCGGAATCGGCATCACCTCGCTCTCGGTACGGAAACCGACGCTCGAGGACGTCTTCCTGCACTATACGGGGAGGACGATCCGCGAGGAGGAGGCGAGCGGCAAAGAAGCGATGCGGATGTTCCACCGGGCAGGGAGGCGATAG
- a CDS encoding AbrB/MazE/SpoVT family DNA-binding domain-containing protein — protein sequence MFHDHRCRHNHDGRKHIFGTVKVGERGQIVIPKEAREIFDIKPGDTLMVLGDEEHGIAVVKAEKFRRIAEEMLRIFEKTPEEPPEE from the coding sequence ATGTTCCACGACCACCGCTGCCGCCACAACCATGACGGCAGGAAACACATCTTCGGGACGGTCAAGGTCGGCGAACGCGGCCAGATCGTCATCCCGAAAGAGGCACGCGAGATCTTCGATATTAAACCCGGTGACACGCTGATGGTCCTCGGCGACGAAGAACACGGGATCGCCGTTGTCAAGGCGGAGAAGTTCCGCCGGATAGCAGAGGAGATGCTCCGGATCTTCGAAAAAACGCCGGAAGAGCCGCCGGAAGAGTGA
- the glnA gene encoding type I glutamate--ammonia ligase has protein sequence MSRDAISEMLERIEQDNVRFLRLQFTDLLGLPKNVAIPAKQAEKALTGGIGFDGSSIEGFVRIEESDMVLRPDLSTYTLLPWGSRECAEARFVCDICKANGMPFEGDPRYVLRKAMEDAARDGYVFNTGPELEFFLFRMLEGRPTTQFQDVGGYFDLAPTDLAEDVRREIILALTEMGFEIEASHHEVAESQHEIDFKYSDALHTADSVITFKFAVKTMALMRGLHASFMAKPIYGICGSGMHVNCSLAKDGKNAFYDADAPMQLSETCMHFIGGLLKHAPAITRLANPTINSYKRLVPGYEAPCYVSWSASNRSALVRVPAPRGNSTRVEFRSPDPTCNPYLAFAAMLAAGMEGIREEIEPPAGVNKNIYHMTLNERKRDGIATLPGDLAEAHRALLADDLICKALGPHVVEALTSVVDAEWDAYRTMVHPWEIDRYLATY, from the coding sequence ATGTCCCGTGATGCCATTTCTGAAATGCTTGAGCGCATCGAACAGGATAACGTCCGATTCCTTCGCCTGCAGTTCACCGACCTCCTGGGGCTGCCCAAGAACGTTGCGATCCCGGCCAAGCAGGCCGAGAAAGCGCTGACCGGTGGCATCGGGTTTGACGGGTCGTCGATCGAGGGGTTCGTCCGGATCGAGGAGTCCGACATGGTGCTCAGGCCCGACCTCTCAACCTATACCCTCCTTCCCTGGGGGTCCCGGGAGTGTGCAGAGGCACGCTTCGTATGCGACATCTGCAAGGCCAACGGTATGCCGTTCGAGGGCGACCCACGGTACGTGCTCCGGAAGGCGATGGAAGACGCGGCACGGGACGGCTACGTCTTCAACACCGGCCCGGAGCTGGAGTTCTTCCTCTTCCGGATGCTCGAGGGCCGCCCGACGACGCAGTTCCAGGACGTCGGGGGCTACTTCGACCTGGCGCCGACCGACCTTGCGGAGGATGTCCGACGCGAGATCATCCTCGCCCTCACCGAGATGGGGTTCGAGATCGAGGCGTCGCACCACGAGGTCGCCGAGAGCCAGCACGAGATCGACTTCAAGTACAGCGACGCCCTCCACACCGCGGACAGCGTCATCACCTTCAAGTTCGCGGTCAAGACGATGGCGCTGATGCGCGGCCTGCACGCCTCGTTCATGGCGAAGCCCATCTACGGCATCTGCGGAAGCGGGATGCACGTGAACTGTTCGCTCGCGAAGGACGGTAAAAACGCTTTCTACGACGCGGATGCTCCCATGCAGCTCTCAGAGACCTGCATGCACTTCATCGGCGGGCTGCTCAAGCACGCGCCGGCCATCACCCGGCTCGCCAACCCGACGATCAACTCCTACAAGCGCCTCGTCCCCGGCTACGAGGCGCCCTGCTACGTCAGCTGGAGCGCCAGCAACCGGTCGGCCCTCGTCCGGGTTCCGGCGCCGCGCGGCAACAGCACCCGGGTCGAGTTCCGCAGCCCCGACCCGACCTGCAACCCGTATCTCGCCTTCGCCGCGATGCTCGCGGCCGGGATGGAGGGCATCCGGGAGGAGATCGAGCCCCCGGCCGGGGTCAACAAGAACATCTATCATATGACGCTCAATGAGCGGAAACGCGACGGGATCGCGACGCTGCCCGGCGACCTGGCCGAGGCGCACCGGGCCCTGCTCGCCGACGACCTCATCTGCAAAGCGCTCGGGCCCCACGTCGTCGAGGCACTCACGAGCGTCGTGGACGCCGAGTGGGACGCCTACCGGACGATGGTCCACCCCTGGGAGATCGACCGCTACCTGGCAACATACTAA
- a CDS encoding Coenzyme F420 hydrogenase/dehydrogenase, beta subunit C-terminal domain yields MEMKTFKNLESEVWATDRCSGCGACVAVCPADALRFAPGKTATPVNIGYCKADNDGVPCGACYAACPRVDLASPGEMLGSYREIVAARSVLPVEHKQSGGAVTAILASALDEGLIDAVVTVTADPWTMKPSSAVITASEVLVRHAGSRYSWWVPLLASLKEAVVTRKYRRIAVVGVPCVARATQTIRTSDHELLRPYAKAIRLVIGLFCTEIFDYTNLVEGKLQSDLRIDPWEIRRLDIKGRLEVYLQDDRQVSIPLKDLEEAIRPGCRVCTDFTAVSADLSAGAVGSPEGYTTLVVRNDTGSGFVDRAIRRGKLETGGSVDLPAIERLAARKAQRRAE; encoded by the coding sequence ATGGAGATGAAGACGTTCAAGAATCTGGAGTCCGAGGTCTGGGCTACGGATCGCTGTTCCGGGTGCGGAGCATGCGTGGCGGTCTGCCCGGCGGACGCGCTCCGGTTCGCACCGGGGAAGACCGCGACACCGGTGAACATCGGCTACTGCAAGGCCGATAACGACGGCGTACCCTGCGGGGCATGCTACGCGGCCTGCCCGCGGGTCGACCTCGCATCGCCGGGGGAGATGCTCGGGTCCTACCGTGAGATTGTCGCGGCCCGGTCGGTATTACCCGTGGAGCACAAGCAGAGCGGCGGGGCGGTGACGGCGATCCTCGCAAGCGCTCTCGATGAAGGGCTGATCGACGCGGTCGTCACGGTGACCGCCGATCCCTGGACCATGAAGCCGTCGTCGGCGGTGATCACCGCTTCAGAGGTGCTCGTCCGGCACGCCGGGAGCCGCTACTCCTGGTGGGTGCCGCTTCTCGCTTCCCTCAAGGAGGCGGTGGTCACCCGGAAGTACCGGCGGATCGCCGTCGTGGGCGTGCCCTGTGTGGCACGGGCGACGCAGACGATCCGGACAAGCGACCACGAACTCCTCAGACCCTACGCGAAGGCGATCCGGCTCGTGATCGGCCTCTTCTGCACGGAGATATTTGACTACACGAACCTGGTCGAGGGAAAACTGCAGTCAGATCTCCGGATCGACCCCTGGGAGATCCGGCGCCTGGACATCAAAGGGAGGCTGGAGGTCTACCTGCAGGACGATCGACAGGTCTCCATCCCGCTCAAAGACCTGGAAGAGGCCATCCGGCCCGGTTGCCGGGTCTGCACCGACTTTACGGCGGTTAGCGCCGATCTCTCGGCCGGGGCCGTCGGGTCGCCGGAAGGATACACGACGCTTGTCGTCAGGAACGATACCGGCAGCGGATTCGTCGATCGGGCAATACGGCGGGGAAAACTCGAGACTGGCGGCAGCGTCGACCTCCCCGCCATCGAGCGCCTGGCCGCGAGAAAAGCACAGCGTCGGGCTGAATAA
- a CDS encoding glutamate synthase-related protein: protein MTIGSLPPRYRISIDPVRCMECERCIENCPYGVFSRDGDRILVNSRNCTACHRCIACCPRDAISLEEHPCDYRSHPLWTREAREAIYNQARTGRIILAGMGNALDYPVIFDRLVLDACQVTNPSLDPLREPIELVTHIGKKPTRLDLRRREDGDVELRTPIAPNLRVETPIMIGHMSYGAISLNAQVAMARAAKEAGTFMGTGEGGLHSAIYPYQDNMIVQVASGRFGVNIDYLERGAAIEIKIGQGAKPGIGGHLPGEKVCGEVSRTRMIPQGSDAISPAPHHDIYSIEDLAQLVRALKEATEWKKPVFVKIAAVHNAAAIAAGIARSPADAVVIDGFRGGTGAAPKVFRDHVGIPIEAAVASVDKKLRDQGIRNEISVIASGGIRGSADVAKAIALGADAVYIGTAALVAMGCRVCGNCYRGLCPWGIATQRPDLVQRLNPDAASEQVANLIHAWTLELAELLGAAGINSIESLRGNRDRLRGYMLDESLMQVLDVRQVGA from the coding sequence GTGACGATCGGAAGTCTCCCGCCCCGGTACCGCATCAGCATCGACCCTGTCCGGTGCATGGAATGCGAACGGTGCATCGAGAACTGCCCCTACGGCGTCTTTTCGCGGGACGGCGACCGGATCCTCGTCAATTCCCGGAACTGTACCGCCTGTCACCGGTGCATCGCCTGCTGTCCCCGGGACGCCATCAGCCTCGAGGAGCACCCCTGCGACTACCGGAGCCATCCTCTCTGGACCCGCGAGGCCCGGGAGGCGATCTACAACCAGGCGCGGACCGGCAGGATCATCCTTGCGGGGATGGGCAACGCGCTCGACTACCCGGTCATCTTCGACCGCCTGGTGCTGGATGCCTGCCAGGTCACGAACCCCAGCCTCGACCCGCTCCGTGAGCCCATCGAACTCGTGACCCACATCGGGAAGAAGCCGACGAGGCTGGACCTCCGGCGGCGGGAAGACGGGGACGTCGAACTCCGGACCCCGATAGCTCCGAACCTCCGGGTCGAGACCCCGATCATGATCGGGCATATGAGTTACGGCGCGATCAGCCTCAACGCTCAGGTGGCGATGGCCCGAGCGGCGAAAGAGGCCGGGACGTTCATGGGCACCGGGGAGGGCGGCCTGCACTCCGCCATATACCCTTACCAGGATAATATGATCGTCCAGGTGGCGTCCGGCCGGTTCGGTGTGAACATCGATTACCTGGAACGCGGCGCCGCCATCGAGATCAAGATCGGCCAGGGTGCCAAGCCGGGCATCGGCGGGCATCTCCCGGGGGAGAAGGTCTGCGGGGAAGTCTCCAGAACAAGGATGATCCCGCAAGGAAGCGATGCGATCAGCCCTGCGCCGCACCACGATATTTACAGCATCGAGGATCTCGCCCAGCTCGTCCGGGCCCTCAAGGAGGCGACGGAGTGGAAGAAACCGGTCTTCGTCAAGATCGCCGCCGTCCATAACGCTGCCGCCATCGCCGCGGGCATCGCGCGATCCCCGGCCGATGCCGTCGTCATCGACGGGTTCCGGGGCGGGACCGGTGCAGCGCCGAAGGTCTTCCGCGATCACGTCGGGATTCCTATCGAAGCGGCGGTCGCGAGCGTGGACAAAAAACTCCGCGACCAGGGTATCAGGAACGAGATCTCGGTCATCGCGAGCGGCGGCATCCGGGGGAGCGCCGACGTAGCGAAGGCGATCGCCCTCGGGGCGGATGCGGTCTACATCGGCACCGCCGCGCTGGTGGCGATGGGGTGCCGGGTCTGCGGGAACTGTTACCGGGGGCTCTGTCCCTGGGGAATCGCCACCCAGCGCCCCGACCTGGTCCAGCGCTTAAACCCCGACGCGGCATCCGAACAGGTCGCGAACCTGATCCATGCATGGACCCTGGAACTCGCCGAGCTGCTGGGTGCAGCGGGCATCAACAGCATAGAGAGCCTGCGGGGCAACCGCGACCGGCTCCGGGGCTACATGCTGGACGAGAGCCTGATGCAGGTGCTCGACGTCAGGCAGGTGGGGGCGTGA